Part of the Pseudomonas lijiangensis genome is shown below.
CTATGTTCGCCAAGGTGCTACAGCCTGTGAGTCCGCGAAAAGGCGGCCATTATACGGGCACCGAAAAAAGACGCCAGTAACAGGCCGCAAAAGCAAACGGCCGCAGAGGCGGCCGTTGCTGTATAGCGCAGGTTGAATCAGGCCAGTCGCGACAACATCTCGCGTGCTTCACTCTTCTGACCGTCATCCCCTTCGCTGACGACTTCATCGAGAATGTCCCGAGCGCCGTCGGCATCGCCCATGTCGATATAGGCACGCGCCAGATCCAGCTTGGTCGCAGCCTCATCGGTACCCGACAGGAAGTCGAACTCAGGCTCGTCATCCAGCGCCGCATCTTCAGCCGTGAAGCGAGGCTCATCGAGCGGTGGATGCTCCAGATTCTGGGAAAGACGATCCAGCTCGGCGTTGACGTCTTCGATCTCGGAAGCGAAAGCCTGGGTCGCCTGATCGGTTTCGATCTCATCGGCCAGCGACAGATCGAAATCTTCAGGCAGCTCCAGATCTTCCTCGACTGAAGGCACCGGCTCACCCAGATCGAGAGGATCGTCACCCAGGCTCAGCAACTGATCATCCTCAGCCTTGAGCGCTGGTTCTTCTTCGGAAAGATCCAGATCGAAATCAGCCAGATCATCAACACCGGCCGCGGCCTGGGCATCTTTCTGCTGCTGCATGATCGACTCGAAGCTCAATTCTTCGTCGTCACTTGCAGCCGAAATGGCAGGCTCGTCCAGCAACAGGTCGTCCAGATCATTGATCGTGGAGACCTCGGCCACAGGCGTTTCGTCGAACTCGTCCAGGCTCAGATCGAAATCGTGATCGAACGGATTGTCTTCTTCGACAACAGGCTCGGCCACCACAGGCGCAGGCTGCTCGGCCACAGGCTCCAGCTCGGGTTCCGGCTCAAGCTCAGGCTCTGGAGCAAGCACAGGCGTTGGATCTTCGGGATCCTCGGCCAGAAGCTCTTCGACATACTTGGCATCCAGCTCCGCCGCCACGGCAGCCGCCGTGACCGCCGCCGCAGCGGCTGCAACGGCAACCTGAGGAGCCACTGCAGGCGCAGGCTCTGGTGCTGGAGCAGGCTCCGGCGCAGCAGGTGCCTGAACAGGTTCAGCAGCCACCGGCGCCGTTACAGGTTCCGGGGCCTTCTCGGTCGAGTATCGATCCTTTAGCTGCTCGACCTCAGCATTACGCTTTCCCGCAGCCACCAACTTCCGTTCGTGGGCCGCATAGGCCTTGTTGTTACCCTGCTCGGCGTAGATTTCCATCAGCTTGCGGCGAATATCGTCACGCGACGGATCTTCCTTGACGGACTCTTCGAGCAACTCGATCGCCTGATTCATGCGACCGTAAGCGATATGGATTTCGGCCTGAACCAGTGGATCGGCCGGACGCTCACGGGAGGCAGCAGCGGCGGCTGCCGGAGCTGCGCCCATCTTGACGTTCGGCGGCGGTACATCAAGCCCGTCGAAACTGGCCTGAGGCACGTCCATGTCCATATCGGAAACGAAGTCGGACTCTTCAGCCAGGGCACGCGCCATGCGCTTGTGCTTTTCAGCCTCGGCCTTGGCATTGCGACGACGAGCCAGGAACAGCAGCAACAGCGCCAGAACCAGAAGAACCCCACCCCCGATCAGACCCAGCAGGACCGGATTATTGAGGATGGCGTTGAGTGGATCTTCTTCCTGGATTGCGACAGGCTCAACGGCCAGAGGCTGATCGGCAGCCGGTGTCGCCACCTGAGCGGCCAATGCATCCTCGGGAGCCACTTCGCCCGCGGGCTTGAGCGGCGCACCATTGGCGTCGACCAGTGCAGCCGGCACCGCCGGATTGACCGGTGCGGCAGGCGCAGGCGCTGCTGCACCGGCTTGTACCTTGGCCAGTTGATCGTTCTTGAGTTCGATGAGGCGCTGCAGTTTATCGAGCTGGCTTTGCAGGTCGTTCATGCGGCTTTTCAGCTCGGCATTGTCACGACGCGAGGTATCCAGCGCTTCCTGAGCCACGGCCAGCTTGTTGCTCAGATCGGCGTCACCTGACGCACCTTTGGCAGCAGGTTTGCCATTTGCAGAAACAAGGCTGAGGTTGTCACGGGTTTCGACCTGCGACGGAGCCTCACCGGCTCGCGTACGCCGGGTAGCATCCACCTGACGGGTACCCGCTGGCAGGCGACGCCCTTCGCGCCAGGCGCGATATTGCTGGGAAACTTCTGCCAGCGCCTGAGGCTGAGGCAGCGCGGTAGTCTGCTGAGGCGTCGGCAGACGCAGCACCTGACCTTTTTTCAGACGGTTGATGTTGCCGCCGATGAACGCATCGGGGTTCAACGCCTGGATCGCCAGCATGGTCTGTTGAACCGTGCCCGCCGTACGAACCTTGGCGGCGATTTCCCACAAGGTATCGTTATTGGTGGTGACGTATTGCGCAGGCTTGTCCGCAGCAGGAGGCGGCAAGGCGGCCTCAGGGGCCTGGGCTGGAGCAGGCGGCGCGGCAGGTGCCGGTACCGGTGCGGCGGCTGGCGGCGCAACCGCTGGCAATTGCGCAGGCGCTGCTGCCGGAGCGGAAGGAGCTGCGGCAGCAGCCGCCGCGGCGGCCTCTGGCGAGAACTTCGGCGGATCCAGCAACAGGCTGTATTCACGCAGCAGTCGGCCATTAGGCCATAGCACCTGAACCAGGAACTTCACATAGGGATCGCGCACCGGCTTGCTGGAAGTAATGCGCAACACGCTTTTACCACTGGCATTGATGACCGGGGTAAAAGTCAGGTCATTGAGAAATGCCTGTCGCGTGACACCCGCCTGAGCGAAATCTGCAGTAGTTGCCAGACTCGGGACAACTTGTGCAGCATCGAGGCCCTGCGCCTGAGTCAATTCAATCTCGGCTACCAGAGGCTGGTTCAGGGTCGACTTTACCGACAATTCCCCGAGCCCCAACGCCTGCGCCATACCTGATGACAGCGCCGAAGCCGCAGCAATTGCTAATACCAGTTTACGAACCTGAACCATAGCCCATCCCTTGTTTAAAGATCCCCCGGTATCCGGGGAGGTAGTCCTGCATTGGGTGTAAGGCATAGCGCCGCTAGAAATATTCTTCAAATTGTTGCCAAGTATCTTTTACACATAGCCTTTTATCAACAATTCGCCAACCTGCACAGCATTCAAAGCGGCTCCTTTTCGAACATTATCGGAAGTAAGCCACAAATTAAGTTGCTCTGGATCGTCTATTCCGCCACGGACACGGCCTATATAAACAACGTCCTGGCCTACGGCATCCCCCACCGGCGTCGGGTAATCACCCGCGTCGACCAGCTCGATACCTGGCGCGGAATCGAGCAATTCATTGATCGCGACGATATCCACCGGGCCGGCGGCCTGCATCGAAACACTGAAGCTGTCACCGAAGAAAACCGGCACCTGAATGCAACTGGCAGAAATCTTGAGCTCAGGCAGCGCCAGCAGTTCGCGCACTTCTTCGACCAGACGCTTCTCAAGCGGTACATGGCCCGACTCGTCCGGCGCGCCGACCTGCGCCAACAGGTTGAATGCCATCTGCCGATCAAAGAAACGTGTTTCCAGCGGGCGAACGTTCAGCAGCTCGGTGGTCTGGCGTGCCAGCTCGGCAACCCCTTCGCGCCCCAGCGTCGAAACAGCCAGACAGGCTGTGACGTTGATTCGCACGATATCCAGAACATTGCGCAAAGGCGCGAGGGCCAGCGCCAGTGCCGTGGCCGACGCACTCGGGCTGCTCACCAGATGCGGGCCGGCATTCGCGGCAAGCAGGTCACCATTGACCTCGGGAACCAGACGCGGCGCCTGGCTGGCTGGCAGCGCACCGGAAAGATCCACCACCGAACAACCGGCGGCAATGGCGCGGGAAGCGAAGCTCAGGCTGACGGCTGGACCGGCGGCGAAAAATGCCAGACGAACCTGGCTGAAATCGAACGCATCGACTTCGTGCACACGCACATTCTTGCCCCTGAACGGCACGGAATGGCCGGCAGACTCGATGCTGGCCAGCAGGTGCAGATTGCCGACCGGGAAATCGCGTTCTTCCAGAATCTGGACGATGGTTTCGCCGACAGTACCGGTGGCACCAATCACGGCGATATCAAAGGACTGACTCATGCAAAAACCTCAGGCAAAACAGGGAGCGGCACTTTAACTGTCGCGATGCCAGCAGGCAATCAAGCCTGCCGAGGCAAACAGCCTCAGGGTTCCAGGCCAATCGGGAAGAATGAGCCATGGCTCCATACACCCAGCCAGGTCTGGCCGTTCAACTGACGCGAAACCGCCAGCTCGACCAGCTCATAAAACACATTGCGATGAATCAGGGCTTCAAGATTGCTGCGCACATGAACGTACGGCGAAGGCTCCTGAGTGACAGGATCGATCAGGACGCGGATCGGATGCTCGGGCCCGGCCTCGACTTCATCCTCCACATGGGTAACAAAGCGCAGGACCTGCGCCTCACCCTCGCCACTCACCTGCACAGCGATCGCTACGAAAGGAGCGTCATCGACCTTGATTCCCACCTTCTCCACAGGAGTGACAAGAAAATAGTCGTCGCCATCGCGACGCAGGATGGTGGAAAACAGGCGGACCATGGGTTTGCGGCCA
Proteins encoded:
- a CDS encoding FimV/HubP family polar landmark protein, whose amino-acid sequence is MVQVRKLVLAIAAASALSSGMAQALGLGELSVKSTLNQPLVAEIELTQAQGLDAAQVVPSLATTADFAQAGVTRQAFLNDLTFTPVINASGKSVLRITSSKPVRDPYVKFLVQVLWPNGRLLREYSLLLDPPKFSPEAAAAAAAAAPSAPAAAPAQLPAVAPPAAAPVPAPAAPPAPAQAPEAALPPPAADKPAQYVTTNNDTLWEIAAKVRTAGTVQQTMLAIQALNPDAFIGGNINRLKKGQVLRLPTPQQTTALPQPQALAEVSQQYRAWREGRRLPAGTRQVDATRRTRAGEAPSQVETRDNLSLVSANGKPAAKGASGDADLSNKLAVAQEALDTSRRDNAELKSRMNDLQSQLDKLQRLIELKNDQLAKVQAGAAAPAPAAPVNPAVPAALVDANGAPLKPAGEVAPEDALAAQVATPAADQPLAVEPVAIQEEDPLNAILNNPVLLGLIGGGVLLVLALLLLFLARRRNAKAEAEKHKRMARALAEESDFVSDMDMDVPQASFDGLDVPPPNVKMGAAPAAAAAASRERPADPLVQAEIHIAYGRMNQAIELLEESVKEDPSRDDIRRKLMEIYAEQGNNKAYAAHERKLVAAGKRNAEVEQLKDRYSTEKAPEPVTAPVAAEPVQAPAAPEPAPAPEPAPAVAPQVAVAAAAAAVTAAAVAAELDAKYVEELLAEDPEDPTPVLAPEPELEPEPELEPVAEQPAPVVAEPVVEEDNPFDHDFDLSLDEFDETPVAEVSTINDLDDLLLDEPAISAASDDEELSFESIMQQQKDAQAAAGVDDLADFDLDLSEEEPALKAEDDQLLSLGDDPLDLGEPVPSVEEDLELPEDFDLSLADEIETDQATQAFASEIEDVNAELDRLSQNLEHPPLDEPRFTAEDAALDDEPEFDFLSGTDEAATKLDLARAYIDMGDADGARDILDEVVSEGDDGQKSEAREMLSRLA
- a CDS encoding aspartate-semialdehyde dehydrogenase — encoded protein: MSQSFDIAVIGATGTVGETIVQILEERDFPVGNLHLLASIESAGHSVPFRGKNVRVHEVDAFDFSQVRLAFFAAGPAVSLSFASRAIAAGCSVVDLSGALPASQAPRLVPEVNGDLLAANAGPHLVSSPSASATALALALAPLRNVLDIVRINVTACLAVSTLGREGVAELARQTTELLNVRPLETRFFDRQMAFNLLAQVGAPDESGHVPLEKRLVEEVRELLALPELKISASCIQVPVFFGDSFSVSMQAAGPVDIVAINELLDSAPGIELVDAGDYPTPVGDAVGQDVVYIGRVRGGIDDPEQLNLWLTSDNVRKGAALNAVQVGELLIKGYV
- a CDS encoding DUF1285 domain-containing protein is translated as MSDSGKATDLLSQIPASKGLPPVHLWNPDFCGDIDMRIARDGTWYYLGTPIGRKPMVRLFSTILRRDGDDYFLVTPVEKVGIKVDDAPFVAIAVQVSGEGEAQVLRFVTHVEDEVEAGPEHPIRVLIDPVTQEPSPYVHVRSNLEALIHRNVFYELVELAVSRQLNGQTWLGVWSHGSFFPIGLEP